The Providencia sp. PROV188 genome includes a region encoding these proteins:
- the lysS gene encoding lysine--tRNA ligase has translation MSQEQQGAEQAPDLNNELKARKEKLVALREQGIPFPNDFRRENVSDKLHAEFGEKSAEELEDLNIEVTIAGRMMTRRIMGKASFATLQDVGGRIQIYVSRDDLPEGIYNEQFKKWDLGDILGAKGRLFKTKTGELTVHCHEVRLLTKALRPLPDKFHGLSDQETRYRQRYLDLIANDESRNTFIIRSKILAEVRNFMVEHGFMEVETPMMQVIPGGASARPFVTHHNALDIDMYLRIAPELYLKRLVVGGFERVFEINRNFRNEGLSPRHNPEFTMMELYMAYADYRDLIVLTEDLFRILTQKVLGNTVVKYGEQEFDFGKPFTKMTMKEAICKYRPETNVADLDDMDKAVAIAQSIGIKIEKSWGLGRVQCEIFEEVAESHLIQPTFITEYPAEVSPLARRNDDNPFITDRFEFFIGGREIGNGFSELNDAEDQAERFAEQVRQKDEGDDEAMFYDEDYVTALEHGLPPTAGLGIGIDRMVMLFTNSHTIRDVILFPALRPSKA, from the coding sequence ATGTCTCAAGAGCAACAGGGTGCAGAACAAGCTCCCGATTTAAATAACGAACTCAAAGCCCGTAAAGAAAAACTGGTTGCGCTGCGCGAACAGGGTATTCCATTCCCAAATGATTTTCGTCGTGAAAATGTCTCTGATAAGCTTCACGCTGAATTTGGTGAAAAATCTGCAGAAGAGCTGGAAGACCTGAACATTGAAGTGACTATTGCGGGTCGTATGATGACTCGTCGTATCATGGGTAAAGCGTCATTTGCAACATTACAAGATGTTGGTGGCCGTATTCAGATCTACGTCTCACGCGATGATCTGCCAGAAGGTATCTACAACGAACAGTTCAAAAAATGGGACTTAGGTGACATTTTAGGTGCTAAAGGTCGTTTATTTAAAACTAAAACTGGCGAATTGACCGTTCACTGTCATGAAGTTCGTTTGCTGACTAAAGCTCTGCGTCCATTACCAGATAAATTCCACGGTTTATCAGACCAAGAAACACGTTACCGTCAACGTTACCTTGACCTGATTGCTAACGATGAATCTCGTAACACTTTCATCATTCGTTCTAAGATCTTAGCGGAAGTTCGTAACTTCATGGTCGAACATGGATTTATGGAAGTAGAAACTCCGATGATGCAAGTTATTCCGGGTGGTGCTTCTGCACGTCCATTTGTGACTCACCATAATGCATTAGATATTGATATGTATCTGCGTATTGCGCCGGAACTGTATCTGAAGCGTTTAGTTGTCGGTGGTTTTGAACGCGTATTCGAAATCAACCGTAACTTCCGTAACGAAGGTTTATCTCCTCGTCATAACCCAGAATTCACGATGATGGAACTGTATATGGCGTATGCCGATTACCGTGACCTGATTGTGCTGACTGAAGACTTATTCCGTATTTTAACGCAGAAAGTATTAGGCAATACCGTTGTTAAATATGGTGAACAAGAGTTCGATTTTGGTAAACCATTTACCAAAATGACGATGAAAGAAGCTATCTGCAAATACCGTCCAGAAACTAACGTTGCTGACCTGGATGATATGGATAAAGCGGTTGCGATCGCGCAGTCTATCGGAATCAAGATTGAGAAGAGCTGGGGTTTAGGTCGTGTTCAGTGCGAAATCTTTGAAGAAGTTGCTGAAAGCCACTTAATTCAACCAACCTTTATTACAGAATATCCGGCTGAAGTTTCTCCATTAGCGCGCCGTAATGATGATAATCCATTCATTACTGATCGTTTCGAATTCTTTATCGGTGGTCGTGAAATCGGTAACGGTTTCTCTGAGTTAAATGACGCAGAAGATCAAGCAGAACGTTTTGCTGAGCAAGTTCGTCAGAAAGACGAAGGTGATGATGAAGCGATGTTCTACGACGAAGATTACGTGACCGCATTAGAGCACGGGTTACCACCAACAGCAGGTTTAGGTATTGGTATTGACCGTATGGTCATGCTATTTACTAATAGCCATACTATTCGTGATGTAATCCTATTCCCTGCATTACGTCCTAGCAAAGCTTAA
- the dsbC gene encoding bifunctional protein-disulfide isomerase/oxidoreductase DsbC: protein MKRKLLVLAACIASLTASVYGATEEKLIIEKLAHYNMQVESIKPSPIVGLNTVETDNGVIYVTDDGKYLLQGPIYDLSGKVPVNISNQPLLKKMEALKNEMIIFKAPNEKYAITVFTDISCGYCKKLHETVGELNSKGVTVRYLAFPRQGMKSDTAKQMASIWCNALPKDALTKAFKGDEVAMIDDCKIDLGNHLKLGQLFKVTGTPAIILPSGQVLPGFLKPDELLQILEQK from the coding sequence ATGAAACGCAAACTACTTGTTTTAGCCGCCTGTATCGCGTCATTAACGGCATCGGTTTATGGCGCAACGGAAGAAAAACTGATTATCGAAAAACTGGCACATTATAATATGCAAGTGGAATCCATTAAGCCTTCCCCAATTGTTGGATTAAATACGGTGGAAACGGATAACGGCGTAATTTATGTGACGGACGATGGTAAATACCTGTTACAAGGCCCAATTTATGATCTCAGCGGAAAAGTTCCGGTGAACATCAGTAACCAGCCTTTGTTGAAGAAGATGGAAGCGTTGAAAAACGAGATGATCATCTTCAAAGCACCCAATGAAAAATATGCGATAACGGTCTTTACTGATATTAGCTGTGGTTACTGTAAGAAATTACACGAAACAGTGGGTGAGTTAAACAGCAAAGGGGTGACTGTGCGCTACTTAGCCTTCCCGCGTCAAGGGATGAAGAGCGACACAGCAAAACAGATGGCATCAATCTGGTGTAATGCATTACCAAAAGATGCGTTGACTAAAGCGTTCAAAGGTGACGAAGTTGCCATGATTGATGACTGTAAAATCGATTTAGGCAATCATTTGAAATTAGGTCAATTATTTAAAGTTACAGGAACGCCTGCCATTATTTTACCAAGCGGACAAGTACTCCCTGGCTTTTTAAAACCTGACGAATTACTCCAAATACTTGAACAGAAATAA
- the prfB gene encoding peptide chain release factor 2 (programmed frameshift) has product MTFEINPVKSKIQDLSERTTVLRGYLDYDAKKERLEEVNAELEQPDVWNEPERAQALGKERSSLEAIVETIDQLTQGIEDVEGLLELAVEADDEETFNEAGAELEALQGKLEQLEFRRMFSGEYDSADCYIDLQAGSGGTEAQDWASMLMRMYLRWAESKGFKTEIIEESDGDVAGLKSATIKIIGDYAYGWLRTETGVHRLVRKSPFDSGGRRHTSFSSAFIYPEVDDDIDIEINPADLRIDVYRASGAGGQHVNKTESAVRITHIPTNIVTQCQNDRSQHKNKDQAMRQLKAKLYELEMQKKNADKQAMEENKSDIGWGSQIRSYVLDDARIKDLRTGVETRNTQAVLDGDLDKFIEASLKAGL; this is encoded by the exons ATGACGTTTGAAATAAACCCAGTAAAAAGCAAAATTCAGGACCTGTCTGAACGGACAACGGTTCTGAGGGGGTATCTT GACTATGATGCCAAGAAAGAACGCTTAGAAGAAGTGAATGCAGAACTTGAGCAGCCGGATGTCTGGAATGAACCAGAACGCGCTCAAGCACTTGGCAAAGAACGCTCTTCCCTTGAGGCGATTGTTGAGACAATTGACCAACTGACCCAAGGTATTGAAGACGTAGAAGGTTTATTGGAATTGGCGGTAGAAGCTGATGATGAAGAAACGTTCAACGAAGCGGGCGCTGAGTTAGAAGCACTGCAAGGCAAGTTAGAGCAACTTGAATTCCGCCGAATGTTCTCCGGTGAATATGACAGCGCTGACTGCTATATCGACTTACAAGCAGGTTCTGGCGGTACAGAAGCGCAAGATTGGGCAAGTATGCTCATGCGTATGTATCTGCGTTGGGCTGAGTCAAAAGGCTTCAAAACAGAAATTATCGAAGAGTCAGATGGTGATGTGGCGGGTTTAAAATCTGCAACAATTAAAATCATCGGTGATTATGCCTATGGCTGGTTAAGAACAGAAACGGGTGTTCACCGTTTAGTGCGCAAAAGCCCATTTGACTCCGGCGGTCGTCGTCATACTTCATTTAGTTCAGCGTTTATCTATCCTGAAGTTGATGATGATATTGATATCGAAATTAACCCTGCTGATTTACGTATCGACGTATACCGAGCCTCGGGTGCCGGTGGTCAGCACGTTAACAAAACTGAGTCTGCGGTGCGTATCACCCATATACCGACCAACATTGTGACTCAGTGCCAGAACGACCGTTCACAGCATAAAAACAAAGATCAAGCCATGCGCCAGTTAAAAGCGAAATTATACGAACTGGAAATGCAGAAGAAGAACGCAGATAAGCAAGCGATGGAAGAGAATAAATCGGACATTGGCTGGGGAAGCCAAATTCGTTCTTACGTCCTTGATGATGCACGCATTAAAGACTTACGTACTGGTGTGGAAACGCGTAACACGCAAGCCGTGCTGGATGGTGATTTGGATAAATTCATTGAAGCTAGTTTAAAAGCTGGCCTGTGA
- the recJ gene encoding single-stranded-DNA-specific exonuclease RecJ, with protein MNVETFLRQRELTGNAAALPNVPELLQRIYASRGITSLAQLERKASNLLDYRSLSGVENALTLLYLALVEHQKITIVGDFDADGATSTALAIRALKAMGYRNLNYIVPNRFENGYGLTPLVVDEAYKQGTDLIITVDNGISSHDGVVTAHEYGMKVIITDHHLPGETLPTADAIINPNLNDCQFASKSLAGVGVTFYLMSALRAHLRQQQWFEKQGISEPNLAEYLDLVALGTVADVVPLDTNNRILVHQGLNRVRAGRCCAGIKALIEVSKRDASRLVANDFGFALGPRLNAAGRLDDMSVSIELLLTDDMAHARQLANELDGLNQTRREIEAGMQQEALVLFNKIEYSENQLPNGLALYHPEWHQGVVGILASRIKEQFHRPVIAFAPAGDGLLKGSGRSVQGVHMRDALERLNTLQPGLMQKFGGHAMAAGLSLEESKFDAFKYHFEMLMGELIQPEQLSGVIWSDGELLRNQLSLETAELLRESGPWGQSFPEPVFDGHFQLLQQKLVGEKHLKLMLEPVNGGPMLDGIMFNIDVRRWPDNSVKKAKIAFKLDVNEFRGNKNVQLMIEHIWPD; from the coding sequence GTGAATGTCGAAACTTTTTTACGTCAACGAGAATTAACAGGTAATGCCGCGGCATTGCCTAATGTTCCTGAACTTTTGCAGCGCATTTATGCCTCTAGAGGGATAACTTCTCTCGCTCAATTGGAGCGTAAAGCGTCTAATTTGCTTGATTACCGTTCGCTATCAGGGGTTGAAAATGCACTAACGCTGCTCTATTTGGCGCTGGTGGAGCACCAAAAAATCACTATTGTTGGGGATTTTGATGCTGATGGTGCAACGAGTACAGCATTAGCTATCCGTGCGCTTAAAGCGATGGGGTATAGGAATTTAAACTATATCGTTCCAAACCGTTTTGAAAATGGCTACGGTTTAACGCCATTGGTGGTGGACGAAGCCTATAAGCAGGGAACGGATCTGATTATTACGGTAGATAACGGTATCTCTTCTCATGATGGCGTGGTGACTGCTCACGAGTATGGGATGAAGGTAATTATTACCGACCACCATTTACCGGGAGAAACGCTACCGACGGCGGATGCTATCATCAATCCGAATCTTAATGATTGCCAATTTGCATCGAAATCACTGGCTGGTGTTGGGGTAACGTTTTATTTAATGTCAGCGTTAAGAGCCCATTTACGTCAACAGCAGTGGTTTGAAAAGCAAGGGATCAGCGAGCCTAATTTAGCGGAATACCTTGATTTAGTCGCGCTGGGTACCGTAGCAGACGTGGTGCCATTGGATACGAACAACCGCATTCTGGTGCATCAAGGGTTGAATCGAGTGAGAGCAGGGCGCTGCTGTGCTGGGATCAAAGCGTTAATTGAGGTATCTAAGCGAGATGCCTCTCGTCTGGTCGCGAATGATTTTGGCTTTGCGCTGGGACCAAGACTTAATGCGGCTGGTCGGCTGGATGATATGTCTGTCAGTATTGAATTACTGTTGACGGATGATATGGCACATGCACGCCAGCTAGCCAATGAGTTAGATGGTTTAAATCAGACCCGCCGTGAAATTGAAGCGGGTATGCAGCAAGAAGCATTGGTGCTATTTAACAAAATCGAATACAGCGAAAATCAGTTACCGAACGGTTTAGCGCTATATCATCCCGAATGGCATCAAGGGGTGGTTGGGATTTTAGCTTCACGAATTAAAGAGCAATTCCATCGCCCCGTTATTGCGTTCGCGCCTGCCGGAGATGGGTTATTAAAAGGCTCTGGTCGTTCAGTGCAGGGCGTTCATATGCGCGATGCATTAGAGCGATTAAATACGCTGCAACCGGGGTTAATGCAAAAGTTTGGTGGACACGCCATGGCTGCGGGTCTGTCGCTTGAAGAGAGCAAATTTGACGCATTCAAATACCATTTCGAAATGCTGATGGGAGAACTTATTCAACCTGAGCAATTATCGGGCGTTATTTGGAGTGACGGCGAATTATTGCGTAATCAACTGTCATTAGAGACGGCGGAATTACTTCGCGAAAGCGGTCCGTGGGGGCAGTCTTTTCCTGAACCTGTATTTGATGGGCATTTCCAGTTATTGCAACAAAAGTTGGTGGGCGAGAAACATTTAAAATTGATGTTAGAACCCGTGAATGGAGGGCCGATGTTGGATGGCATTATGTTCAATATTGATGTCCGTAGATGGCCAGATAATAGCGTCAAAAAAGCGAAAATCGCGTTTAAGTTAGATGTGAACGAGTTTCGCGGAAATAAAAATGTGCAATTGATGATTGAACACATTTGGCCCGATTAA